The Lemur catta isolate mLemCat1 chromosome 8, mLemCat1.pri, whole genome shotgun sequence genome has a segment encoding these proteins:
- the ZFAND2B gene encoding AN1-type zinc finger protein 2B isoform X2, which translates to MEFPDLGAHCSEPSCQRLDFLPLKCDACSSIFCADHVAYAQHHCGSAYQKDIQVPVCPLCNVPVPVARGEPPDRAVGEHIDRDCRSDPAQQKRKIFTNKCERSGCRQREMMKLTCERCGRNFCIKHRHPLDHDCSGEGHPTSRAGLAAISRAQGLVSTSTVPSPSRTLPSCTSPSRATTQSPPRTAPPVIALQNGLSEDEALQRALEMSLAETKPQVPSSQEEEDLALAQALSASEAEYQRQQAQSRSLKPSNCSLC; encoded by the exons ATGGAGTTTCCGGACCTCGGGGCTCACTGTTCGGAGCCGAGCTGTCAGCGCTTGG ATTTTCTGCCGCTCAAGTGCGATGCCTGCTCTAGCATCTTCTGCGCAGACCATGTGGCCTACGCCCAGCATCACTGTGGATCTGCTTACCAAAAG GATATCCAGGTACCTGTATGCCCCCTCTGTAATGTGCCTGTGCCTGTTGCCAGAGGGGAGCCCCCTGACCGCGCGGTGGGGGAGCACATTGACAGAGACTGCCGCTCTGATCCAGCTCAGCAAAAACGTAAG ATCTTCACCAATAAGTGTGAGCGCTCTGGCTGCCGACAGCGGGAAATGATGAAACTGACCTGTGAACGCTGTGGCCGAAACTTCTGCATCAAGCACCGTCACCCACTGGACCATGATTGCTCCGGGGAGGGGCACCCAACCAGCCGGGCAGG ACTTGCTGCCATCTCCAGAGCACAAGGTCTGGTTTCTACAAGCACCGTCCCCAGCCCAAGTCGGACCTTGCCTTCCTGTACCTCTCCCAGCAG AGCCACAACCCAATCTCCACCCCGGACAGCCCCACCAGTGATTGCTTTGCAGAATGGCCTG AGTGAGGATGAGGCTCTGCAACGAGCTCTGGAAATGTCCCTGGCAGAGACCAAACCCCAGGTTCCAAG TTCTCAGGAGGAAGAAGACCTAGCTTTAGCACAAGCTCTGTCAGCCAGTGAGGCAGAATACCAACGGCAGCAG GCCCAGAGCCGCAGCTTGAAGCCGTCCAACTGCAGCCTGTGCtag
- the ZFAND2B gene encoding AN1-type zinc finger protein 2B isoform X1 — protein sequence MEFPDLGAHCSEPSCQRLDFLPLKCDACSSIFCADHVAYAQHHCGSAYQKDIQVPVCPLCNVPVPVARGEPPDRAVGEHIDRDCRSDPAQQKRKIFTNKCERSGCRQREMMKLTCERCGRNFCIKHRHPLDHDCSGEGHPTSRAGLAAISRAQGLVSTSTVPSPSRTLPSCTSPSRATTQSPPRTAPPVIALQNGLSEDEALQRALEMSLAETKPQVPSSQEEEDLALAQALSASEAEYQRQQGTQGEEARSSRHKQE from the exons ATGGAGTTTCCGGACCTCGGGGCTCACTGTTCGGAGCCGAGCTGTCAGCGCTTGG ATTTTCTGCCGCTCAAGTGCGATGCCTGCTCTAGCATCTTCTGCGCAGACCATGTGGCCTACGCCCAGCATCACTGTGGATCTGCTTACCAAAAG GATATCCAGGTACCTGTATGCCCCCTCTGTAATGTGCCTGTGCCTGTTGCCAGAGGGGAGCCCCCTGACCGCGCGGTGGGGGAGCACATTGACAGAGACTGCCGCTCTGATCCAGCTCAGCAAAAACGTAAG ATCTTCACCAATAAGTGTGAGCGCTCTGGCTGCCGACAGCGGGAAATGATGAAACTGACCTGTGAACGCTGTGGCCGAAACTTCTGCATCAAGCACCGTCACCCACTGGACCATGATTGCTCCGGGGAGGGGCACCCAACCAGCCGGGCAGG ACTTGCTGCCATCTCCAGAGCACAAGGTCTGGTTTCTACAAGCACCGTCCCCAGCCCAAGTCGGACCTTGCCTTCCTGTACCTCTCCCAGCAG AGCCACAACCCAATCTCCACCCCGGACAGCCCCACCAGTGATTGCTTTGCAGAATGGCCTG AGTGAGGATGAGGCTCTGCAACGAGCTCTGGAAATGTCCCTGGCAGAGACCAAACCCCAGGTTCCAAG TTCTCAGGAGGAAGAAGACCTAGCTTTAGCACAAGCTCTGTCAGCCAGTGAGGCAGAATACCAACGGCAGCAG GGTACACAGGGAGAGGAGGCCCGGAGCAGCAGACACAAGCAGGAGTAA
- the ABCB6 gene encoding ATP-binding cassette sub-family B member 6, whose protein sequence is MVTVGNYCEAEGPVGPAWVQHGLSPCFFFTLVPSTLMALGALALVLALPCKRREQPAGADPLPLGAGPRVAPYVLQLLLAALQVALPLARLAGRVGTARGARLPSYLLLASVLESLASACGLWLLVVERSQARQRLAMGIWIKLRHSPGLLLLWTVTFAAENLALVSWNSPQWWWARADLGQQVQFSLWVLRYVVSGGLFILGLWAPGLRPQSYSLQVYEEDQDVERSPVHSTDQGSTWRDLGRKLRLLSGYLWPRGSPALQLVVLICLGLMGLERALNLLVPIFYRDIVNLLTEKAPWSSLAWTVTTYVFLKFLQGGGTGSTGFVSNLRTFLWIRVQQFTSRRVELRLFSHLHELSLRWHLGRRTGEVLRIVDRGTSSVTGLLSYLVFNIIPTLADIIIGIIYFSMFFNAWFGLIVFLCMSLYLSLTIVVTEWRAKFRRAMNTQENATRARAVDSLLNFETVKYYNAEGYEVERYREAIIKYQGLEWKSNASLVVLNQTQNLVIGFGLLAGSLLCAYFVTEQKLQVGDFVLFGTYIIQLYMPLNWFGTYYRMIQTNFIDMENMFDLLKEEAEVKDLPGAGPLHFQKGQIEFENVHFSYTDGRETLQDMSFTVMPGQTLALVGPSGAGKSTILRLLFRFYDINSGCIRIDGQDISQVTQISLRSHIGVVPQDTVLFNDTIANNIRYGRVTAGNDEVEAAAQAAGIHDTIMAFPAGYETQVGERGLKLSGGEKQRVAIARTILKAPDIILLDEATSALDTSNERTIQASLAKVCANRTTIVVAHRLSTVVHADQILVIKDGCIVERGQHDALLSRGGVYADMWQLQQRGQEGVSEDTKPQEMAR, encoded by the exons ATGGTGACTGTGGGCAACTACTGCGAGGCCGAAGGGCCGGTGGGTCCGGCCTGGGTTCAGCATGGCCTGAGTCCCTGCTTCTTCTTCACGCTCGTGCCCTCCACGCTGATGGCCCTAGGGGCTCTGGCCTTGGTGCTGGCTCTTCCATGCAAGCGTCGGGAGCAGCCCGCCGGCGCCGACCCGCTGCCTTTAGGGGCTGGCCCTCGTGTAGCTCCCTACGTGCTGCAGCTGCTTCTGGCCGCACTTCAGGTGGCGCTGCCCCTGGCCCGCCTGGCTGGCCGGGTGGGCACTGCTCGGGGGGCCCGGCTGCCAAGCTACCTACTGCTGGCCTCCGTACTGGAGAGTCTGGCCAGCGCCTGTGGTCTGTGGCTGCTCGTGGTGGAACGGAGCCAGGCACGGCAGAGACTGGCAATGGGCATCTGGATCAAGTTGAGGCACAGCCCAGGTCTCCTGCTCCTCTGGACTGTGACGTTCGCAGCCGAGAACTTGGCCCTGGTGTCTTGGAACAGCCCGCAGTGGTGGTGGGCAAGGGCGGACTTGGGCCAGCAG GTTCAGTTTAGCCTGTGGGTGCTGCGATATGTCGTCTCTGGAGGGCTGTTTATCCTGGGTCTCTGGGCCCCTGGGCTTCGTCCCCAGTCCTACAGCTTGCAGGTTTATGAAGAGGACCAAGATGTAGAAAGGAGCCCG GTTCACTCAACAGACCAAGGGTCTACCTGGCGAGACCTTGGCAGGAAGCTCCGCCTACTGAGTGGCTACCTGTGGCCTCGGGGGAGTCCAGCTCTGCAGCTGGTTGTGCTCATCTGCCTGGGGCTCATGGGGTTGGAACGGGCACTCAACCTGTTGGTGCCCATCTTCTACAGGGACATTG TGAACTTGCTGACAGAGAAGGCACCTTGGAGCTCCCTGGCCTGGACTGTTACCACCTATGTCTTTCTCAAGTTCCTCCAGGGGGGTGGCACTGGCAGCACAG GCTTCGTGAGCAACCTGCGCACGTTCCTGTGGATCCGGGTGCAGCAGTTCACATCTCGGCGGGTGGAGCTGCGCCTCTTCTCCCACCTGCATGAGCTCTCACTGCGCTGGCACCTGGGGCGCCGCACAGGGGAGGTGCTGCGGATCGTGGACCGGGGCACGTCCAGTGTCACAGGGCTGCTAAG CTACCTGGTGTTCAACATCATCCCCACATTGGCTGACATCATCATCGGCATCATCTACTTCAGCATGTTCTTCAATGCCTGGTTTGGCCTCATTGTGTTCCTGTGCATGAGTCTTTACCTCT CCCTGACCATTGTGGTCACTGAGTGGAGAGCCAAGTTTCGCCGGGCTATGAACACACAGGAGAATGCTACCCGGGCACGAGCCGTGGACTCTCTGCTAAACTTTGAGACG GTGAAGTATTACAATGCCGAGGGTTATGAAGTGGAACGCTATCGAGAGGCCATCATCAAATATCAG GGTTTGGAGTGGAAGTCAAACGCTTCACTGGTTGTACTAAATCAGACTCAGAACTTGGTGATTGGATTCGGGCTCCTCGCCGGCTCCCTGCTTTGCGCATACTTTGTCACTGAGCAGAAGCTACAG GTCGGAGACTTTGTGCTTTTTGGCACCTACATCATCCAGCTGTACATGCCCCTCAACTGGTTTGGCACCTACTACAG GATGATCCAGACCAACTTCATCGACATGGAGAACATGTTTGACCTGCTGAAAGAGGAGGCAGAA GTGAAGGACCTTCCTGGGGCAGGGCCCCTTCACTTTCAGAAGGGCCAGATTGAATTTGAAAATGTGCACTTCAGCTACACCGATGG GCGGGAGACCCTGCAGGATATGTCCTTCACTGTGATGCCTGGTCAGACGCTGGCCCTG GTGGGTCCATCTGGGGCAGGGAAGAGCACAATTTTACGCCTGCTGTTTCGCTTCTATGACATCAACTCTGGCTGTATCCGAATAGATGGGCAGGACATTTCACAG GTGACCCAGATCTCTCTCCGGTCTCATATCGGAGTCGTGCCCCAGGACACCGTCCTCTTCAATGACACCATCGCCAACAATATCCGCTACGGCCGTGTCACAGCTGGGAATGATGAGGTCGAGGCTGCTGCTCAAGCTGCAGGCATCCATGACACTATTATGGCTTTCCCTGCAG GGTACGAGACGCAGGTGGGCGAGCGGGGACTGAAGCTTAGTGGCGGGGAGAAACAACGTGTTGCCATTGCCCGCACCATTCTCAAGGCTCCAGACATCATTCTGCTGGATGAG GCAACGTCAGCGCTGGATACATCTAACGAGAGGACCATCCAGGCTTCTTTGGCCAAAGTCTGTGCCAACCGCACCACCATCGTAGTTGCACACAG GCTCTCAACTGTGGTCCACGCTGACCAGATCCTCGTCATCAAGGACGGCTGCATTGTGGAGAGAGGACA GCACGACGCTCTGTTGTCCAGAGGCGGGGTGTATGCTGACATGTGGCAGCTGCAGCAGCGGGGACAAGAAGGAGTCTCTGAAGACACTAAGCCCCAGGAAATGGCACGGTGA